The following are encoded in a window of Castanea sativa cultivar Marrone di Chiusa Pesio chromosome 5, ASM4071231v1 genomic DNA:
- the LOC142635264 gene encoding adenylate-forming reductase 03009-like: MAFEIKPYADPLAIKIPAPEEFISDKIPWLGSPKVLSFIQRSISKSSSHFCDLDSDDEDHEDIGLEVVEQENDVEKQIKQNPLPHLAASKREQASKPTRKNDLRLSIILFDQGLFTVYNLLFTICFILNITGLVLAATGHFPYARNRAVLSSIANILALTVCRSEALLRVFFWLAVKFLGRSWVPLFIKTATASLLQSLGGIHSGCGVSSIAWLIYALVLTLKDRENTSHEIICIASTILGLLCFSSLVWIFIILTISYDPKTKSYIKDISSSLIKRQEFWFTMTITFLIILPWVTVRRVPVKVYAPSGHAAFIKFDGGVKAGILGRISPSPLSEWHAFGVISDGKKEHMMLAGAVGDFTKSLVSNPPSHLWVRKVHFVGLPYLVNMYDRVLLVATGSGICVFLSFLLQPCSVDVRGWPKEKVIVHDTAVSGRPNVSQLSVDAATNWSSEVVIVTSNPEGSKDVVNACKAAGISAFGPIWDS, encoded by the exons ATGGCGTTTGAGATCAAACCTTATGCAGATCCCCTTGCAATCAAAATACCTGCACCAGAAGAGTTCATTAGCGATAAGATACCCTGGCTTGGCTCTCCCAAAGTGTTGTCTTTTATTCAGAGGTCTATAAGCAAAAGCAGTAGCCACTTTTGTGATCTTGACTCGGACGACGAAGATCATGAAGATATTGGTTTGGAGGTTGTGGAACAAGAGAACGACGTAGAGAAACAGATCAAGCAAAACCCACTCCCACACTTGGCTGCTAGTAAGCGTGAACAAGCATCAAAGCCTACTCGAAAGAATGATTTGAGGCTTTCGATTATACTGTTCGATCAAGGGTTGTTCACAGTCTACAATCTACTCTTTACTATTTGCTTCATTCTAAACATTACTGGCTTGGTTCTTGCAGCCACAGGGCATTTCCCATATGCGAGGAATAGGGCTGTACTTTCCTCCATTGCCAATATACTTGCTTTGACAGTGTGTAGAAGTGAGGCCTTATTGCGTGTTTTTTTCTGGCTTGCGGTCAAGTTCTTGGGAAGGTCATGGGTGCCTCTCTTTATTAAGACAGCCACAGCATCCCTTCTCCAAAGCCTCGGAGGTATACATAGTGGCTGTGGTGTCTCTTCAATTGCATGGCTTATATATGCCTTAGTCCTTACTCTCAAAGATAGAGAAAACACTTCTCATGAGATCATATGTATAGCCTCCACCATTCTTGGCCTTCTTTGCTTCTCTTCTTTGG TTTGGATCTTTATTATTCTTACAATCTCTTATGATCCAAAAACCAAATCTTACATAAAAGACATTAGCTCCAGCTTGATCAAACGGCAAGAGTTTTGGTTCACCATGACCATCACTTTCTTAATCATCTTGCCATGGGTGACAGTAAGACGTGTCCCCGTTAAGGTCTACGCTCCTTCAGGCCACGCCGCGTTCATAAAGTTTGATGGCGGAGTAAAAGCTGGTATATTGGGTAGGATTAGTCCATCCCCTTTATCTGAATGGCACGCATTTGGCGTAATTTCTGATGGAAAGAAAGAGCACATGATGTTAGCGGGTGCTGTTGGTGACTTCACAAAGTCCTTGGTATCAAATCCACCAAGCCATTTGTGGGTTCGAAAAGTGCACTTTGTGGGCTTGCCTTATCTTGTTAATATGTATGATAGAGTTTTGTTGGTGGCAACTGGTTCAGGAATTTGTGTGTTCTTATCATTCCTTTTGCAGCCATGTTCTGTTGATGTGCG TGGGTGGCCAAAAGAGAAGGTGATTGTCCATGATACTGCTGTGTCTGGTCGTCCAAATGTGTCTCAATTGAGCGTTGATGCTGCTACAAATTGGAGCTCTGAAGTTGTTATTGTTACCAGCAATCCAGAAGGAAGCAAAGATGTTGTCAATGCGTGCAAGGCTGCAGGAATTTCTGCCTTTGGTCCCATATGGGACTCGTAA